From a region of the Trichocoleus sp. genome:
- a CDS encoding NAD(P)-dependent alcohol dehydrogenase translates to MKAYELHNQPGLDALTRVERPQPQPNATQVLVKIRAASLNYRDLLVAKGTYGSPKFKPVIPLSDGAGEVVAVGEWVTRFQVGDRVTGIFMQNHIAGELTPDKSHSALGGSIDGVLAEFVVLDEQGLVLIPDHLSYEEAATLPCAAVTAWNALMVEGQLKAGETVLLLGTGGVSLFALQFAKAAGAKVILTSSSDAKLERATQLGADVGINYTEIPNWEEKVWALTEHRGVDHVVEVGGSTTLTKSLRAVRYGGKIELIGVLSGLAGEVSIVSILQKHVRVQGIYVGSRDIFEAMNQAIAYHQLRPVIDRVFPFDEAKAAMRYLESGAHFGKVVIAV, encoded by the coding sequence ATGAAAGCGTATGAACTGCACAACCAGCCCGGATTAGATGCATTGACACGGGTGGAAAGACCCCAGCCACAACCGAATGCAACACAAGTGTTAGTCAAAATTCGTGCAGCCTCACTCAACTATCGAGATTTGCTGGTTGCTAAAGGAACGTATGGCTCCCCAAAATTTAAGCCCGTTATCCCGTTATCAGATGGTGCAGGCGAAGTTGTTGCAGTGGGTGAATGGGTGACGCGGTTTCAGGTGGGCGATCGAGTGACTGGTATCTTCATGCAGAACCATATTGCAGGCGAACTAACTCCCGATAAGTCACATTCAGCCTTGGGCGGATCGATCGATGGGGTTTTGGCCGAGTTCGTTGTATTGGATGAACAGGGGTTGGTGCTCATTCCCGATCATCTTTCTTATGAAGAAGCCGCGACACTTCCTTGTGCAGCCGTTACTGCGTGGAATGCGCTAATGGTTGAAGGGCAGCTCAAAGCTGGGGAAACAGTGCTGCTGTTGGGAACAGGTGGCGTTTCTTTGTTTGCGTTGCAGTTTGCAAAAGCCGCAGGAGCAAAGGTGATTTTGACAAGCAGCAGCGATGCTAAGTTAGAACGGGCAACCCAGCTAGGGGCTGATGTTGGCATCAACTACACGGAGATTCCGAATTGGGAAGAAAAAGTTTGGGCATTGACCGAGCATCGAGGCGTGGATCATGTCGTAGAAGTGGGAGGCTCAACGACGCTGACAAAATCGCTGCGGGCAGTGCGCTATGGCGGCAAGATTGAGCTAATTGGCGTTCTGTCAGGTCTTGCAGGAGAGGTTTCAATCGTTTCCATCTTGCAGAAGCATGTGCGTGTTCAGGGCATTTACGTTGGGTCGCGCGACATTTTTGAGGCAATGAATCAAGCGATCGCCTACCACCAGCTTCGTCCTGTGATCGATCGCGTTTTTCCATTTGATGAAGCAAAAGCAGCGATGCGCTATTTAGAAAGCGGCGCACATTTTGGCAAAGTTGTGATTGCGGTGTAA
- a CDS encoding universal stress protein: MKIKPMLMRLQNALGQENLGRQMLLYPGAAPTNKPSGATDLVIGYSGSPNSQTALDFAFWMAHQTKLATQNPVTVHVVYVLDSCNSLDLTCAAAPDLDSLRSHSLRTAQVECLSGARRAAFPETMSRTQRTATCQPQKLQNRSVTALATSLETADRILWQARCLADEWRGSLEAHLRFGAVTSELRQVVDSVNADVLLVGCSSIDHSLMQHLLNPDFPCAILGIPTELEKL, from the coding sequence ATGAAGATTAAACCGATGTTGATGCGCTTACAAAACGCGCTAGGGCAAGAAAATTTAGGTCGACAAATGCTACTTTACCCGGGTGCAGCCCCGACAAATAAACCATCGGGTGCAACCGATTTAGTCATTGGGTACAGTGGCTCTCCCAACAGCCAAACTGCGCTCGATTTTGCTTTTTGGATGGCGCATCAAACAAAGCTGGCGACGCAAAATCCTGTGACGGTGCATGTGGTCTATGTGCTAGATAGCTGCAATTCGCTTGACCTCACCTGCGCTGCTGCGCCTGATCTCGACAGCTTACGATCGCATTCGCTCCGGACTGCCCAAGTTGAATGTTTGAGTGGTGCCCGTCGTGCTGCCTTCCCTGAAACGATGTCCCGAACACAGCGGACGGCAACTTGTCAGCCTCAAAAACTACAAAATCGCTCTGTTACTGCATTAGCGACATCGCTAGAAACTGCCGATCGCATTCTCTGGCAAGCACGTTGCCTGGCAGACGAGTGGCGTGGCTCTCTGGAAGCCCATTTGCGGTTTGGAGCAGTGACCAGCGAACTGAGGCAAGTGGTGGATTCAGTCAATGCAGATGTGCTGCTAGTGGGGTGTAGCTCGATCGATCACTCGCTAATGCAACACCTGTTAAACCCAGACTTCCCCTGCGCGATTTTAGGCATTCCGACTGAGCTGGAGAAGTTGTAA
- a CDS encoding helix-turn-helix domain-containing protein yields the protein MKAKEYNFRYGCSVEATLDVIGGRWKGVILFHLLGGTKRFNELQRLVQGCTQRMLTLQLRELEQDGVVQRMVYAQVPPKVEYSLTEFGQSLEPILLLMREWGDQYIQRSTQPEQTEAAIDA from the coding sequence ATGAAAGCAAAGGAATATAACTTCCGCTATGGCTGCTCAGTTGAAGCGACGCTTGATGTGATTGGCGGACGTTGGAAAGGGGTCATTCTCTTTCATCTGCTCGGCGGCACTAAACGTTTTAACGAACTGCAACGATTGGTGCAGGGCTGTACACAGCGAATGCTCACGCTCCAACTGCGGGAACTGGAACAGGACGGGGTGGTGCAGCGGATGGTCTATGCTCAAGTTCCTCCAAAGGTAGAATATTCGCTCACCGAATTTGGACAAAGCCTGGAGCCAATTTTGCTGCTGATGCGGGAATGGGGCGATCAGTACATTCAGCGATCGACTCAGCCAGAGCAGACTGAAGCCGCCATCGATGCTTGA
- a CDS encoding nitrate ABC transporter ATP-binding protein (This model describes the ATP binding subunits of ATP-binding cassette (ABC) transporters for nitrate transport, or for bicarbonate transport, in bacteria and archaea.) yields the protein MNNQSAQLNYAMPASPSASGFLVMEDIVKAYPNPKGGKTVILDRVNLTIGADEYISIVGHSGCGKSTLLKIVAGLERATSGSVWLEGREVRKPGAERMMVFQHYSLLPWLTVRENVRLAVDEVLNRLSTVEKRNLVDEHLAMVNLTAAADKYPDEISGGMKQRVGIARALAIRPKVLLMDEPFGALDALTRGKLQRQVLDIWENHRQAVMMITHDVDEALYMSDRIILMTNGPEAQIGKILEVPFPHPRNPQEIRNSAEYYELRNQALDFLDHHFTQDD from the coding sequence ATGAATAACCAGAGCGCCCAACTCAACTATGCAATGCCAGCCTCCCCCTCTGCTTCAGGTTTTTTAGTGATGGAGGATATTGTCAAAGCCTATCCCAACCCCAAAGGCGGCAAAACCGTGATTCTCGATCGGGTGAACTTGACGATCGGTGCTGACGAATATATCTCGATTGTTGGGCATTCTGGCTGCGGCAAATCGACGCTACTCAAGATTGTGGCAGGGCTGGAACGGGCAACTTCTGGCTCTGTTTGGCTAGAGGGGCGAGAGGTGCGGAAACCCGGAGCAGAGCGGATGATGGTCTTTCAACATTACTCCCTTTTACCGTGGTTAACCGTGCGGGAAAACGTTAGGCTAGCCGTAGATGAAGTCCTCAATCGTCTCTCTACCGTTGAGAAACGTAATCTGGTGGATGAGCATCTGGCAATGGTGAACTTGACCGCAGCAGCCGATAAGTACCCGGATGAGATTTCGGGTGGAATGAAACAACGCGTCGGCATTGCGCGTGCCCTTGCTATTCGTCCAAAGGTGCTACTGATGGATGAACCCTTTGGGGCTTTGGATGCCCTGACGCGCGGCAAATTGCAACGGCAGGTTTTGGACATTTGGGAAAACCATCGGCAGGCAGTAATGATGATCACCCATGATGTAGATGAAGCTCTCTATATGTCTGATCGCATCATATTAATGACGAATGGTCCTGAGGCTCAAATTGGGAAAATCTTGGAGGTTCCCTTCCCGCATCCCCGTAACCCGCAAGAGATCCGGAATTCCGCTGAATACTATGAATTACGAAACCAGGCGCTAGACTTCCTCGATCACCACTTTACCCAAGATGACTGA